The proteins below are encoded in one region of Takifugu rubripes chromosome 1, fTakRub1.2, whole genome shotgun sequence:
- the LOC105417433 gene encoding coiled-coil domain-containing protein 138 codes for MEKPFEGTSETDAVAKLQRKYLDRRTQLPPSEEILPGASDEAPPQLTLCTRYHHPNKALTYYTKALRELCKVVTSYPKEFASELSDSSDSSQDLQEGCNVAVFQDSQGVFTEADVTLPSCLDGSPGSPETQREGRFPRACQRPVSCHSPSSVFANVFQEMMAIHTQLKAEHQRQHHFERELQERERRLNQQGEAFVRMDGLQETLETRISALEKKHQQEVSELQERLREQSKENRRLKSNFDTIRELNDNMKKQLNEVREQNKKLVNQSKRVFARLENLQRKCEHSVVPRDCFKSTELIKPVKKDRTVAAMKPTDKSCSSLAMLKLLAFLMDWILDSQMFTSRAGNERKGVDQRWPPVAAFGERCVKVLPLLADQLHHTCVSQPELFLNLLRLIDGALRHIDHKAQHAAASVAVRQIGKELSKLLTPITAPATEEPQLKTGGSCHWPPFLSPCPQTRVLSSLIVLRTVAQADVLALALDSLHAALMSEECRGLFLRHDGVDVLMLMLRTGRGGWRTPLDILMRLAEHSCYLQAFLDACSCEDFFQTASRFLKNPHLDLPSLEKLSILLQKLSNIRKNRRLFELSSLRRQIQELQDRSSPEDSFLCLNLRSILLNLQ; via the exons ATGGAAAAGCCGTTTGAAGGAACCTCTGAGACCGATGCTGTCGCGAAACTTCAGCGGAAATATCTGGACAGGAGGACACAG TTGCCACCATCAGAGGAGATTCTTCCAGGAGCCAGTGATG AGGCACCACCACAACTCACCTTATGCACCAGATATCACCACCCAAATAAAGCACTGACTTACTACACCAAAGCTTTACGCGAGCTGTGTAAAGTTGTTACCAGTTACCCAAAGGA gtttgCCAGTGAGCTCAGTGATTCCAGTGACAGCAGTCAGGACCTGCAGGAAGGCTGTAATGTTGCTGTATTTCAGGACTCCCAGGGAGTGTTTAcagaagcag ATGTCACTTTACCATCTTGTCTGGATGGCAGCCCTGGATCCCCAGAAACCCAGAGAGAGGGAAGGTTTCCGAGAGCTTGTCAACGTCCTGTTTCGTGCCATTCCCCATCTTCAGTCTTCGCTAATGTGTTCCAGGAAATGATGGCcatccacacacagctgaaa GCAGAACATCAACGCCAGCATCATTTTGAaagggagctgcaggagagagagaggagactgAACCAACAAGGGGAGGCTTTTGTGAGGATGGATGGGCTGCAGGAGACCTTGGAAACTCGCATATCTGCTTTAGAGAAG aaACACCAACAGGAGGTGAGTGAGCTGCAGGAGCGTCTTCGAGAGCAGAGCAAAGAGAACAGGCGCCTCAAAAGCAACTTTGACACTATCAGGGAACTCAATGATAACATGAAGAAACAG CTGAACGAGGTCCGTGAACAAAATAAGAAGCTAGTGAACCAGTCAAAAAGGGTTTTTGCTCGGCTTGAGAACCTACAG AGGAAATGTGAGCACAGCGTGGTACCCAGAGATTGTTTTAAGAGCACCGAGTTGATTAAACCTGTGAAAAAAGACAGAACTGTTGCCGCTATGAAACCCACTGACAAG AGTTGCTCCAGTCTTGCTATGCTGAAGCTCCTGGCCTTTCTGATGGACTGGATCCTGGATTCCCAGATGTTCACATCAAGAGCgggaaatgaaaggaaaggcGTCGACCAGCGTTGGCCCCCAGTAGCTGCATTTGGCGAAAGATGTGTGAAG GTTCTGCCTTTGTTGGCGGATCAACTTCATCACACTTGTGTTTCACAACCTGAACTCTTCCTCAACCTTCTTCGTCTCATTGACGGGGCCTTGAGGCACATTGATCACAAAGCCCAG CACGCAGCAGCGTCTGTGGCGGTGCGGCAGATAGGAAAGGAGCTGTCCAAGCTCCTGACCCCCATTACTGCACCTGCAACTGAGGAGCCACAGCTGAAGACAGGGGGATCCTGCCACTGGCCCCCGTTCCTCAGCCCCTGTCCCCAGACAAGAGTCCTGTCCAGCCTCATCGTCCTGCGCACTGTCGCACAAG ctgatgtgTTAGCTTTAGCTCTGGACAGTCTCCACGCAGCGCTTATGTCAGAGGAGTGCCGAGGTCTGTTCCTCCGACACGATGGAGTGGATGTGCTGATGCTCATGCTCCGGACGGGCCGTGGAGGTTGGCGTACGCCGTTAGATATTCTGATGCGACTGGCTGAACATTCCt GCTACTTACAGGCTTTTTTAGATGCCTGCAGCTGCGAGGACTTTTTCCAAACGGCCTCCCGGTTCCTTAAAAACCCTCATCTGGACCTTCCATCCCTGGAGAAGCTCTCCATTCTCCTCCAGAAACTCTCCAATATCAG GAAGAACCGTCGGCTGTTTGAACTCTCGTCCCTCCGCCGTCAGATACAAGAACTTCAGGACAGAAGCAGCCCCGAGGACAGCTTCCTGTGCCTCAACCTCAGGTCCATTCTGCTCAACCTTCAGTAA